The Rattus rattus isolate New Zealand chromosome X, Rrattus_CSIRO_v1, whole genome shotgun sequence genome has a window encoding:
- the LOC116888422 gene encoding protein phosphatase inhibitor 2 family member C-like, producing the protein MATSTTSHRPIKGILKNKSSTSSVEDSSQSSGRLGTQELQRKKSQKWDESNILATHYPSYKDYDLMKKNEPGNPYGSMSHDGEDTINEVQGKDAMTPDNLAKKLAASDTLGTSYQGEEQESSSAHSSKFFLDKQERQRQFELKRKLHYNEGLNIKLARQLISEELQSEVEEDENQQRLHSNY; encoded by the coding sequence ATGGCAACCTCCACCACCTCACACCGACCCATCAAGGGGatactcaaaaacaaaagttcaacatcttcagtggAGGATTCTTCCCAGTCATCCGGAAGACTAGGCACCCAGGAGTTGCAGCGGAAGAAATCGCAGAAGTGGGACGAATCCAATATACTAGCAACCCACTATCCATCCTACAAAGACTATGACCTGATGAAGAAGAATGAGCCCGGCAACCCCTATGGCAGCATGTCACATGATGGAGAAGACACCATAAATGAAGTTCAAGGAAAAGACGCCATGACCCCCGACAACTTAGCGAAGAAACTCGCAGCCTCTGACACTTTGGGGACCAGTTATCAGGGTGAGGAGCAAGAAAGCAGCAGTGCTCATAGTAGCAAATTCTTCCTGGACAAGCAAGAAAGGCAACGGCAATTTGAGTTGAAAAGGAAGTTACACTACAACGAAGGATTAAACATCAAATTGGCCAGACAACTGATATCGGAGGAGCTACAATCTGAAGTAGAGGAAGATGAAAACCAACAACGTCTACATTCAAATTATTGA